A stretch of Anaeromyxobacter dehalogenans 2CP-1 DNA encodes these proteins:
- a CDS encoding archease: MRLALPQPYEDLGHVADVGVRARGATAEEALARLALALGALLAGGGPAPVEGAEERLAVRGGPGLAGTAVALLRELLWRFATARRIPAAIEVTACTEDAAEAVVGWARWDPALHAEGADVKAVTWHAARLEPEGGGWVAQAVLDI; this comes from the coding sequence ATGCGGCTCGCGCTGCCCCAGCCCTACGAGGACCTCGGCCACGTCGCCGACGTGGGCGTGCGGGCGCGCGGCGCCACCGCGGAGGAGGCGCTCGCGCGGCTGGCGCTCGCGCTGGGCGCGCTGCTCGCGGGGGGCGGCCCGGCGCCGGTCGAGGGCGCGGAGGAGCGGCTCGCGGTGCGCGGCGGGCCCGGGCTGGCCGGGACCGCGGTGGCGCTGCTGCGCGAGCTGCTCTGGCGCTTCGCCACGGCCCGGCGCATCCCGGCCGCGATCGAGGTCACGGCCTGCACCGAGGACGCCGCCGAGGCGGTGGTCGGCTGGGCGCGCTGGGACCCGGCGCTGCACGCCGAGGGCGCGGACGTGAAGGCGGTCACCTGGCACGCGGCGCGGCTCGAGCCGGAGGGCGGCGGCTGGGTGGCGCAGGCGGTGCTGGACATCTGA
- a CDS encoding MATE family efflux transporter gives MSPPPHVLRTELRALLRLALPLSLAHGGQALMGVVDAAIVGRAGAVPLAGTGLGASLFFAVAVLGMGIMHGLDPLISQAIGAGDERRARRMLWQAAWLAAFLAAAFTIPIALLPAVLVPLGISPDVAAQAAPYIWWRLPGLFFFLYYFGARAYLQAHGLGRPMVVATVGANLLNVPADLLLVFGGASLPAWTGPLRLVPALGAAGAAIATSLCIALQALVLVRATRAVPLAGPRPAGLARPDRAALGTAVRVGGPVGLHMFAEVGFFSLVSFLAGRLGAEALGAHQIALSVASLTFTMAVGLGDAGSVRVGLAVGAHDRAGARRAGLCAFAGGASIMLVPALAFTFAPGVIGRLMTDDPGVLALAVPLLRVAAIFQLSDGLQAVGAGVLRGAGETRFTFAANLAGHWLIGLPATLLLGFTLGHGVVGLWGGFCFGLTAVAIALLGRFLRVSARGIVPLAERAAA, from the coding sequence ATGTCCCCGCCGCCGCACGTCCTTCGCACGGAGCTCCGCGCGCTCCTCCGGCTCGCCCTGCCGCTCTCGCTCGCGCACGGCGGCCAGGCGCTGATGGGCGTGGTGGACGCCGCCATCGTGGGACGCGCGGGCGCGGTGCCGCTCGCCGGCACCGGCCTCGGCGCCTCGCTGTTCTTCGCGGTGGCGGTGCTCGGCATGGGGATCATGCACGGGCTCGACCCGCTCATCTCGCAGGCCATCGGCGCGGGCGACGAGCGGCGCGCCCGGCGCATGCTGTGGCAGGCGGCGTGGCTGGCGGCGTTCCTCGCCGCCGCGTTCACCATCCCCATCGCGCTCCTCCCGGCGGTGCTGGTGCCGCTCGGCATCTCGCCCGACGTCGCGGCGCAGGCGGCGCCGTACATCTGGTGGCGGCTCCCCGGCCTGTTCTTCTTCCTCTATTACTTCGGCGCGCGCGCCTACCTGCAGGCGCACGGCCTGGGCCGGCCCATGGTCGTGGCGACGGTGGGCGCGAACCTCCTGAACGTGCCCGCCGACCTGCTGCTCGTGTTCGGCGGCGCGTCGCTGCCGGCGTGGACCGGGCCGCTCCGGCTGGTGCCGGCGCTGGGCGCGGCCGGCGCCGCCATCGCCACCAGCCTGTGCATCGCGCTCCAGGCCCTGGTCCTCGTGCGCGCCACGCGCGCCGTGCCGCTCGCGGGTCCGCGGCCGGCGGGGCTGGCGCGGCCGGACCGCGCCGCGCTCGGGACCGCGGTGCGGGTGGGCGGGCCGGTCGGGCTGCACATGTTCGCCGAGGTGGGCTTCTTCTCGCTGGTGAGCTTCCTCGCCGGCCGGCTCGGCGCCGAGGCGCTCGGGGCGCACCAGATCGCGCTGTCGGTGGCGAGCCTCACGTTCACCATGGCGGTGGGCCTCGGCGACGCGGGCAGCGTGCGGGTGGGGCTCGCGGTGGGCGCGCACGATCGCGCCGGCGCCCGCCGCGCCGGGCTGTGCGCGTTCGCGGGCGGGGCGTCGATCATGCTCGTCCCCGCGCTCGCCTTCACCTTCGCGCCCGGCGTCATCGGCCGGCTCATGACCGACGATCCGGGCGTGCTCGCGCTGGCGGTCCCGCTGCTGCGCGTGGCCGCGATCTTCCAGCTCTCCGACGGGCTCCAGGCGGTCGGGGCCGGCGTGCTGCGCGGCGCGGGCGAGACCCGCTTCACGTTCGCCGCGAACCTCGCCGGCCACTGGCTGATCGGGCTGCCCGCGACGCTGCTGCTCGGCTTCACCCTCGGTCACGGGGTGGTCGGGCTGTGGGGCGGCTTCTGCTTCGGCCTCACCGCGGTCGCGATCGCGCTCCTCGGCAGGTTCCTGCGGGTCTCCGCGCGCGGCATCGTGCCGCTCGCCGAGCGCGCCGCCGCGTAG
- a CDS encoding potassium transporter Kup, translated as MSQIPSPNDPASTGAAPSSAAVPAGPSATPAPSPTAGFSLPGHRPPPSGKALAALAVGALGVVYGDIGTSPLYSLKECFGGPHGVRPTDANVLGVLSLVFWAMTFVVTFKYMSFVMRADNRGEGGILALMALVGKTETTRLGRRMLLMLGLFGAALLYGDGIITPAISVLGAVEGVAVAAPAMERAVVPATVVILVFLFLFQKQGTAKVGAVFGPVMLVWFATIAVLGVRGILHDPTILRALLPTHGLSFFARNGWHGFLVLGGVVLVITGGEALYADMGHFGKRPIRVAWLGLAMPALLLNYLGQGALLLHDPGAARNPFYLLAPEWALYPTIAIATAAAIVASQALISGAYSLTQQAIQLGYSPRVTIRHTSQREIGQIYLPEVNWMLGTACLALVLGFQTSSRLASAYGIAVTGTMIVTTLLFHRVMRDRWGWARWKAWPLTVLFLTVDAAFFLANVVKFRDGGWFPIAAAALVFTLMSTWKRGRDALALMLKDAGLPLDLFMADVARRKVQRVAGTAVFMTSNPGGVPPVLLHHLKHNKVLHERVVLVSILAHEIPFVNEPERVNARELGSGFFQVIAHYGFMETPDVPALLDSLPRRELAGPRLTIVPMETTYFLGRETLLANGPSTIPTWRKRLFIVMARNAQTASAFFGLPPNRVVEMGAQIQL; from the coding sequence ATGTCCCAGATCCCCTCACCCAACGACCCCGCGTCAACCGGCGCCGCGCCCTCCTCCGCCGCCGTTCCGGCCGGCCCCAGCGCCACGCCCGCCCCGTCGCCCACCGCCGGCTTCTCGCTGCCCGGGCACCGCCCGCCCCCCAGCGGGAAGGCGCTCGCGGCGCTCGCGGTCGGCGCGCTCGGGGTCGTCTACGGGGACATCGGGACGAGCCCGCTCTACTCGCTGAAGGAGTGCTTCGGGGGGCCGCACGGGGTCCGGCCCACCGACGCGAACGTGCTCGGCGTCCTGTCGCTCGTGTTCTGGGCGATGACGTTCGTGGTGACGTTCAAGTACATGTCGTTCGTCATGCGCGCGGACAACCGCGGGGAGGGCGGGATCCTCGCGCTCATGGCGCTGGTGGGGAAGACCGAGACCACGCGCCTCGGCCGGCGCATGCTGCTCATGCTGGGCCTGTTCGGCGCCGCGCTGCTGTACGGCGACGGCATCATCACGCCCGCCATCTCGGTGCTGGGCGCGGTGGAGGGCGTCGCCGTCGCGGCGCCGGCCATGGAGCGGGCGGTGGTGCCGGCCACCGTGGTGATCCTGGTGTTCCTGTTCCTGTTCCAGAAGCAGGGCACCGCCAAGGTCGGCGCGGTGTTCGGCCCGGTCATGCTGGTCTGGTTCGCGACCATCGCGGTGCTGGGCGTGCGCGGCATCCTCCACGACCCCACCATCCTGCGCGCGCTCCTGCCCACCCACGGGCTCTCCTTCTTCGCGCGGAACGGCTGGCACGGCTTCCTGGTGCTGGGCGGCGTGGTGCTGGTCATCACCGGCGGCGAGGCGCTGTACGCGGACATGGGCCACTTCGGGAAGCGCCCCATCCGCGTGGCGTGGCTGGGCCTCGCCATGCCGGCGCTGCTCCTCAACTACCTGGGGCAGGGGGCGCTGCTGCTCCACGACCCCGGCGCCGCCCGCAACCCGTTCTACCTGCTCGCGCCGGAGTGGGCGCTCTACCCCACCATCGCCATCGCCACCGCCGCGGCCATCGTGGCGTCGCAGGCCCTCATCTCCGGCGCGTACTCGCTCACCCAGCAGGCCATCCAGCTCGGCTACTCGCCGCGCGTCACCATCCGCCACACCTCGCAGCGCGAGATCGGGCAGATCTACCTGCCCGAGGTGAACTGGATGCTCGGCACCGCCTGCCTGGCGCTGGTGCTCGGGTTCCAGACCTCCTCGCGCCTCGCCTCTGCGTACGGCATCGCCGTCACCGGGACGATGATCGTCACCACGCTCCTGTTCCACCGGGTGATGCGCGACCGGTGGGGCTGGGCGCGCTGGAAGGCCTGGCCGCTCACGGTCCTGTTCCTCACCGTGGACGCGGCGTTCTTCCTCGCGAACGTGGTCAAGTTCCGCGACGGCGGCTGGTTCCCCATCGCGGCGGCGGCGCTGGTGTTCACGCTCATGTCCACCTGGAAGCGCGGCCGCGACGCGCTCGCGCTCATGCTGAAGGACGCCGGGCTCCCGCTCGACCTGTTCATGGCCGACGTGGCGCGGCGCAAGGTCCAGCGCGTGGCCGGGACGGCGGTGTTCATGACCTCCAACCCCGGCGGCGTCCCGCCGGTGCTGCTCCACCACCTGAAGCACAACAAGGTGCTGCACGAGCGCGTGGTCCTGGTCTCCATCCTGGCGCACGAGATCCCGTTCGTGAACGAGCCGGAGCGGGTGAACGCGCGCGAGCTGGGCAGCGGCTTCTTCCAGGTGATCGCGCACTACGGCTTCATGGAGACGCCGGACGTGCCGGCGCTGCTCGACTCGCTCCCCCGCCGCGAGCTGGCCGGGCCGCGCCTCACCATCGTCCCCATGGAGACGACGTACTTCCTCGGGCGCGAGACGCTGCTCGCGAACGGCCCGTCGACCATCCCGACCTGGCGCAAGCGGCTGTTCATCGTGATGGCCCGCAACGCGCAGACCGCGAGCGCGTTCTTCGGCCTGCCACCCAACCGCGTGGTGGAGATGGGCGCGCAGATCCAGCTGTAG
- a CDS encoding MFS transporter: protein MRWPNALRSLRQRDLRLFFAGQTVSLAGNWMQSVAQAWLVWRLTRSSQMLGLVNFLGQVPVFLFSVWAGSLADRYPRRRMVLLTQSNAIVQSVLLAALTLAGAVQPWHVMVLAAMLGLTYAFEIPARQALLADIAGRDMPNAIALNSSIVNAARAVGPALAGVLVAALGEGVCFGLNALSFLGTYAALWVMRPPPQPPPALGHRAHLLEGIAYAGRTAHVRALLALLAVSSFFAMPYQTLLPALAADVLHGGASLYGALLAAAGIGALAGAVRLLVRRSLRGLGRIVALGATLLGLGVLGLSLSRHPALSAIALLVTGFGFVTQTAGTMTLLQGLAPPEMRGRVMGVFSMLFIGVTPFGALAAGFVAHRAGVPRTLGVSAVVVLAASVAFHLALPRLRKVVLAEHPTMFPPAAS from the coding sequence ATGCGCTGGCCGAACGCCCTCCGCTCGCTCCGCCAGCGCGACCTGCGGCTGTTCTTCGCCGGCCAGACCGTGTCGCTGGCCGGCAACTGGATGCAGTCCGTCGCCCAGGCGTGGCTGGTGTGGCGGCTCACCCGCTCGTCCCAGATGCTCGGCCTGGTCAACTTCCTCGGCCAGGTGCCGGTGTTCCTGTTCAGCGTCTGGGCGGGCTCGCTCGCCGACCGCTACCCGCGCCGGCGCATGGTGCTGCTCACCCAGAGCAACGCCATCGTGCAGTCGGTGCTGCTCGCGGCGCTCACGCTCGCCGGGGCGGTGCAGCCCTGGCACGTGATGGTGCTCGCCGCCATGCTGGGCCTCACCTACGCGTTCGAGATCCCGGCCCGCCAGGCGCTGCTCGCCGACATCGCCGGCAGGGACATGCCCAACGCGATCGCGCTCAACTCGTCGATCGTGAACGCCGCGCGCGCGGTGGGCCCGGCGCTGGCCGGCGTGCTGGTGGCGGCGCTCGGCGAGGGCGTGTGCTTCGGCCTGAACGCGCTCTCGTTCCTGGGGACCTACGCCGCGCTCTGGGTGATGCGGCCGCCGCCGCAGCCGCCGCCCGCGCTCGGGCACCGCGCCCACCTGCTCGAGGGGATCGCCTACGCCGGCCGGACCGCGCACGTGCGCGCGCTGCTCGCGCTGCTCGCGGTCTCGAGCTTCTTCGCCATGCCGTACCAGACGCTGCTGCCCGCCCTCGCCGCCGACGTGCTGCACGGCGGCGCCTCGCTGTACGGCGCGCTCCTCGCGGCCGCCGGCATCGGCGCGCTGGCGGGCGCGGTCCGGCTGCTGGTGCGCCGCAGCCTGCGCGGCCTCGGCCGGATCGTGGCGCTCGGCGCGACGCTGCTCGGCCTGGGCGTGCTGGGGCTGTCGCTGTCGCGCCACCCGGCGCTCAGCGCCATCGCGCTGCTCGTCACCGGCTTCGGCTTCGTCACCCAGACCGCCGGCACCATGACGCTGCTCCAGGGGCTCGCGCCGCCGGAGATGCGCGGGCGGGTCATGGGCGTGTTCTCGATGCTGTTCATCGGCGTGACGCCGTTCGGCGCGCTCGCGGCCGGGTTCGTGGCCCACCGGGCCGGCGTGCCGCGGACGCTCGGCGTCTCCGCCGTGGTCGTGCTCGCCGCCAGCGTCGCGTTCCACCTCGCGCTACCGCGGCTGCGCAAGGTGGTGCTCGCCGAGCACCCGACGATGTTCCCGCCCGCCGCGAGCTGA
- the ruvC gene encoding crossover junction endodeoxyribonuclease RuvC: protein MIVLGIDPGSRRCGYGVVAREGARLTVVESGVLVPGDLPMAQRLGRILDGLDALIARARPLEASVESVFSGASPRSALVLGQARGVALAAAARAGLPVFEYAPSEVKLAFTGNGRAGKDQMLRTARMLLGAAPGLSDEADALAIAVCHLARRAFAVPAAGAGRAAAARAAAARLRPSRRDHRGTP, encoded by the coding sequence GTGATCGTGCTCGGCATCGACCCCGGCTCCCGCCGCTGCGGCTACGGGGTCGTCGCGCGGGAGGGGGCCAGGCTGACGGTGGTCGAGTCCGGGGTGCTCGTCCCGGGCGACCTGCCCATGGCCCAGCGGCTGGGGCGCATCCTCGACGGCCTCGACGCGCTCATCGCCCGGGCCCGCCCGCTGGAGGCGTCGGTCGAGTCGGTCTTCTCCGGCGCCTCGCCGCGCTCGGCGCTGGTGCTCGGGCAGGCGCGCGGCGTCGCGCTCGCCGCCGCCGCGCGCGCCGGGCTCCCCGTCTTCGAGTACGCGCCGTCCGAGGTGAAGCTCGCCTTCACCGGCAACGGGCGCGCCGGCAAGGACCAGATGCTCCGCACCGCCCGCATGCTCCTCGGCGCGGCGCCCGGCCTCTCCGACGAGGCCGACGCGCTCGCCATCGCCGTGTGCCACCTCGCCCGGCGCGCCTTCGCGGTGCCGGCGGCCGGCGCCGGCCGCGCCGCCGCGGCGCGCGCGGCCGCGGCCCGGCTCCGCCCCTCGCGCCGCGACCACCGGGGGACCCCGTGA
- the ruvA gene encoding Holliday junction branch migration protein RuvA, which yields MIARLAGRIAEKRDDHAIVDVGGVGYLVHLSQLSLASLPPPGEPAALRVYTHVREDALDLYGFATEDEEAVFRALIDVKGVGPRAAQNILSGIEARELAQAVAQGDVARLTKVQGIGKKTAERLVLELKEKLVALARAAGPARAGAEADVLEQLRTALLNLGYRPPQAEGVAEALRDSAEGRPLDELLREALKLLRG from the coding sequence GTGATCGCGCGCCTGGCCGGGCGGATCGCCGAGAAGCGCGACGACCACGCCATCGTGGACGTGGGCGGGGTCGGCTACCTCGTGCACCTCTCGCAGCTCTCGCTGGCCTCGCTCCCGCCGCCGGGCGAGCCCGCCGCGCTCCGCGTCTACACCCACGTCCGCGAGGACGCGCTCGACCTGTACGGCTTCGCGACCGAGGACGAGGAGGCGGTGTTCCGCGCCCTCATCGACGTGAAGGGGGTGGGGCCGCGCGCGGCGCAGAACATCCTCTCCGGCATCGAGGCGCGCGAGCTGGCGCAGGCGGTGGCGCAGGGCGACGTCGCCCGGCTCACCAAGGTCCAGGGCATCGGGAAGAAGACCGCCGAGCGGCTGGTGCTGGAGCTGAAGGAGAAGCTGGTCGCGCTGGCGCGCGCTGCCGGGCCCGCCCGCGCCGGCGCGGAGGCGGACGTGCTCGAGCAGCTCCGGACCGCGCTGCTCAACCTCGGCTACCGGCCGCCGCAGGCGGAGGGCGTGGCGGAGGCGCTGCGCGACTCGGCCGAGGGCCGGCCGCTCGACGAGCTGCTGCGCGAGGCGCTGAAGCTGCTGCGCGGGTAG
- the ruvB gene encoding Holliday junction branch migration DNA helicase RuvB gives MTVKPLRDVTPKPLEGEERLEQSLRPATFDDYVGQVKIVDNVKVYAAAARQRGESLDHVLLSGPPGLGKTSLAHILARELGVTLHVTSGPALVKKGDLAGLLTALAPRDILFIDEIHRLSPAVEEALYPAMEDYRFDVVLGAGLGAQTMEMKLERFTLVGATTRTGLLASPLRDRFPIQERLEYYGPAELKEIAVRAARKLGLPVDEDGAEELARRARGTPRIAIRLLQRARDFAQVEGDGRLTREVVDRTLRRLEVDARGLDAMDRRILAAVIDTFGGGPVGIDAVAAAVGEESGTLEDVYEPFLVREGYLARTPRGRVALPAAYAHLGRDRPGGKQGSLV, from the coding sequence ATGACCGTGAAGCCGCTCCGCGACGTGACCCCGAAGCCGCTCGAGGGCGAGGAGCGCCTGGAGCAGTCGCTCCGCCCGGCCACCTTCGACGACTACGTCGGCCAGGTGAAGATCGTCGACAACGTGAAGGTGTACGCCGCCGCCGCCCGCCAGCGCGGCGAGTCGCTCGACCACGTGCTGCTCTCCGGCCCGCCCGGCCTGGGCAAGACCTCGCTCGCCCACATCCTGGCGCGCGAGCTGGGCGTCACCCTGCACGTGACGAGCGGCCCGGCGCTGGTGAAGAAGGGCGACCTGGCCGGCCTGCTCACCGCGCTCGCCCCGCGCGACATCCTCTTCATCGACGAGATCCACCGGCTCTCGCCGGCCGTGGAGGAGGCGCTCTACCCGGCCATGGAGGACTACCGCTTCGACGTGGTGCTCGGCGCAGGCCTCGGCGCCCAGACCATGGAGATGAAGCTGGAGCGATTCACGCTGGTCGGGGCCACCACCCGCACCGGCCTGCTCGCGAGCCCGCTCCGCGACCGCTTCCCCATCCAGGAGCGGCTCGAGTACTACGGCCCGGCCGAGCTGAAGGAGATCGCGGTGCGGGCCGCGCGCAAGCTGGGGCTGCCGGTGGACGAGGACGGCGCCGAGGAGCTGGCGCGCCGCGCCCGCGGCACCCCGCGCATCGCCATCCGCCTGCTGCAGCGCGCCCGCGACTTCGCGCAGGTGGAGGGGGATGGGCGGCTCACGCGCGAGGTGGTGGACCGCACGCTGCGCCGCCTGGAGGTGGACGCCCGCGGCCTCGACGCGATGGACCGCCGCATTCTGGCGGCGGTCATCGACACGTTCGGCGGCGGGCCGGTGGGCATCGACGCGGTGGCCGCCGCGGTGGGCGAGGAGTCGGGCACGCTCGAGGACGTGTACGAGCCGTTCCTGGTGCGCGAGGGGTACCTGGCGCGCACGCCGCGCGGGCGGGTGGCGCTGCCCGCCGCGTACGCGCACCTCGGGCGCGACCGCCCCGGTGGCAAGCAGGGCTCGCTGGTCTGA
- a CDS encoding rhomboid family intramembrane serine protease, whose product MIPLSDDVPTERTPAVTLLFIAANVLAFLWQVDVLALPDALASGRLMEYVGARLGDTALRGGVVPFEILTFSDVYPRDLVPPPLTVLTAMFLHGGLVHVGSNMLFLWIFGNNVEDALGRGRFVLFYLACGVVAAVVQVVASAATGDLEVPMVGASGAIAGVLAAYMVLFPRARVTTLVIIVIFIRIIPVPAAFFIGLWFLLQVLSIFFGGNTGVALFAHVGGFVAGWLLVRLMGRRPTWRARRVSW is encoded by the coding sequence GTGATCCCGCTCAGCGACGACGTCCCCACCGAACGCACACCGGCGGTCACCCTGCTCTTCATCGCGGCGAACGTGCTCGCGTTCCTGTGGCAGGTGGACGTGCTCGCCCTGCCCGACGCGCTCGCCTCCGGCCGCCTCATGGAGTACGTGGGCGCGCGCCTGGGCGACACCGCGCTCCGCGGCGGGGTGGTGCCGTTCGAGATCCTGACGTTCTCCGACGTCTACCCGCGCGATCTCGTGCCGCCGCCGCTCACCGTCCTCACCGCCATGTTCCTGCACGGGGGGCTGGTCCACGTCGGCTCCAACATGCTGTTCCTGTGGATCTTCGGGAACAACGTGGAGGACGCGCTGGGACGCGGGCGCTTCGTGCTGTTCTACCTGGCGTGCGGCGTGGTGGCCGCGGTGGTCCAGGTGGTCGCCTCGGCGGCCACCGGCGATCTCGAGGTCCCGATGGTGGGCGCGAGCGGCGCCATCGCCGGCGTGCTGGCCGCCTACATGGTGCTGTTCCCCCGGGCCCGGGTGACCACGCTCGTCATCATCGTGATCTTCATCCGGATCATCCCGGTGCCGGCCGCGTTCTTCATCGGCCTGTGGTTCCTGCTGCAGGTCCTCTCCATCTTCTTCGGCGGCAACACCGGCGTGGCGCTGTTCGCGCACGTGGGCGGGTTCGTGGCGGGATGGCTGCTGGTGCGGCTCATGGGGCGGCGCCCGACCTGGCGCGCGCGCCGGGTGAGCTGGTAG
- the lpxC gene encoding UDP-3-O-acyl-N-acetylglucosamine deacetylase, which produces MASWNQRTVAKRVSCTGVGLHSGRPATLTLAPAPADAGITFVRMDLGVEIPARNEHVVDTMLSTSLGRGSARVATVEHVMAALHGMGIDNCRVEVDGPEIPILDGSAAPFTCLVQEAGVKVQPAGKRYLVVDQAVEIRDGDKLARLEPAEGFSVSFTADFGHPLITDQSFQVKLGERAFEREVARARTFCFRRDIEKMQAMGLARGGSLENAIVVDEFSILNPEGLRFPDEFARHKVLDAIGDLALFGLPVVGALVAVKSGHAMNQALVKKVLADPASHRVVRVTGEADAPALRAKVPALAIHEGSAA; this is translated from the coding sequence ATGGCTTCCTGGAATCAGCGAACGGTCGCGAAGCGGGTCTCCTGCACGGGGGTGGGCCTCCACTCCGGCCGGCCCGCGACCCTGACGCTCGCGCCCGCCCCGGCCGACGCCGGCATCACGTTCGTCCGCATGGACCTCGGCGTCGAGATCCCCGCGCGCAACGAGCACGTGGTCGACACGATGCTCTCGACCTCGCTCGGCCGCGGCAGCGCCCGCGTGGCCACGGTCGAGCACGTCATGGCCGCGCTGCACGGCATGGGCATCGACAACTGCCGCGTCGAGGTGGACGGCCCGGAGATCCCGATCCTGGACGGCTCCGCCGCGCCGTTCACCTGCCTCGTGCAGGAGGCCGGCGTGAAGGTGCAGCCCGCCGGCAAGCGCTACCTGGTCGTCGACCAGGCCGTCGAGATCCGCGACGGCGACAAGCTGGCGCGCCTCGAGCCCGCGGAGGGCTTCTCGGTCTCCTTCACCGCGGACTTCGGCCACCCGCTCATCACCGACCAGTCGTTCCAGGTGAAGCTGGGCGAGCGCGCCTTCGAGCGCGAGGTGGCCCGCGCGCGCACGTTCTGCTTCCGGCGCGACATCGAGAAGATGCAGGCGATGGGGCTGGCCAGGGGCGGCAGCCTCGAGAACGCCATCGTGGTGGACGAGTTCTCGATCCTGAACCCCGAGGGGCTGCGCTTCCCGGACGAGTTCGCGCGGCACAAGGTGCTCGACGCGATCGGCGACCTGGCGCTGTTCGGGCTCCCGGTGGTGGGCGCGCTCGTCGCGGTGAAGAGCGGCCACGCCATGAACCAGGCGCTGGTGAAGAAGGTCCTGGCCGACCCCGCCTCGCATCGCGTGGTCCGGGTGACCGGCGAGGCCGACGCGCCGGCGCTCCGCGCGAAGGTGCCGGCCCTCGCGATCCACGAGGGCTCCGCGGCCTAG
- a CDS encoding DUF2804 domain-containing protein, producing the protein MDLAPRPLPAAPAAILDAAGTPCLGAYHGTVASAALRPLAPPGLAGAVAHLARAKRWVYVFAAGERAALGLAVVEAGWFAGAFLWVLDRTAGRMLAERRGSGLPGVNARVEERPWGGATWRGGGLELRVTGAPGALRVEGAGRGGLALDLSLDAAGAPGPLTVIAPVPGAGPRLTEKRAGMAARGAVRLGGRSLPLDGGAGGADFTAGLLARRTDWRWAFGTGFAADGAALGFNLCAGFGLPPGDAAENALLAGDGPLALPAVAFAFDPARPLAPWRVESAGGAVRLAFRPEAVHREDVARGVVRTRFAQVAGTFEGVLPAPGGGALAVAGLPGVVEDHRAVW; encoded by the coding sequence GTGGACCTCGCGCCCCGCCCGCTCCCCGCCGCGCCGGCCGCCATCCTCGACGCCGCAGGGACGCCGTGCCTCGGCGCCTACCACGGCACCGTCGCCTCCGCGGCGCTGCGGCCGCTCGCGCCGCCCGGTCTCGCCGGCGCGGTCGCGCACCTGGCGCGCGCGAAGCGCTGGGTCTACGTGTTCGCGGCGGGTGAACGGGCCGCGCTCGGGCTGGCGGTGGTCGAGGCGGGGTGGTTCGCCGGCGCGTTCCTGTGGGTGCTGGACCGCACCGCCGGGCGGATGCTGGCGGAGCGGCGCGGCTCGGGCCTCCCCGGGGTGAACGCGCGGGTGGAGGAGCGCCCGTGGGGCGGCGCCACCTGGCGCGGGGGCGGCCTGGAGCTCCGCGTCACCGGCGCGCCCGGTGCGCTGCGGGTGGAGGGCGCCGGCCGCGGGGGGCTCGCGCTGGACCTCTCGCTCGACGCCGCCGGCGCGCCCGGTCCGCTCACCGTGATCGCGCCGGTGCCCGGCGCCGGGCCGCGGCTCACCGAGAAGCGGGCCGGGATGGCGGCGCGCGGCGCGGTGCGCCTGGGCGGCCGGAGCCTGCCGCTCGACGGCGGCGCCGGCGGCGCCGACTTCACGGCCGGGCTGCTCGCCCGCCGCACCGACTGGCGCTGGGCCTTCGGCACCGGCTTCGCCGCGGACGGCGCGGCGCTCGGCTTCAACCTGTGCGCCGGCTTCGGCCTGCCGCCCGGCGACGCCGCGGAGAACGCGCTGCTCGCCGGCGACGGGCCGCTGGCGCTGCCGGCGGTCGCGTTCGCGTTCGACCCGGCGCGACCGCTCGCGCCGTGGCGCGTGGAGAGCGCCGGCGGCGCCGTGCGCCTCGCGTTCCGGCCGGAGGCGGTCCACCGCGAGGACGTCGCGCGCGGCGTGGTGCGGACGCGCTTCGCGCAGGTGGCGGGGACGTTCGAGGGGGTGCTCCCCGCGCCCGGCGGCGGTGCGCTGGCCGTCGCCGGGCTGCCCGGGGTGGTGGAGGACCACCGCGCGGTCTGGTGA
- a CDS encoding SRPBCC family protein has translation MARVEKSIEIDRPVRTVYDQWTQFEEFPRFMEGVEAVHQLDERTLHWVAKIAGKREEWEAEIVQQMPDQQIAWRHTRGAVNRGVVTFTPIDDGHCRVTLALEYDPQGFVEKAGDILGVVSRRVEGDLERFKRYIEERGVESGGWRGEIRPGEPHHDPMR, from the coding sequence ATGGCACGCGTGGAGAAGAGCATCGAGATCGACCGCCCCGTGCGGACGGTCTACGACCAGTGGACGCAGTTCGAGGAGTTCCCGCGCTTCATGGAGGGCGTCGAGGCGGTGCACCAGCTCGACGAGCGGACGCTGCACTGGGTCGCGAAGATCGCCGGGAAGCGCGAGGAGTGGGAGGCCGAGATCGTGCAGCAGATGCCCGACCAGCAGATCGCCTGGCGCCACACCCGCGGCGCGGTGAACCGCGGCGTGGTGACGTTCACGCCCATCGACGACGGGCACTGCCGCGTGACGCTCGCGCTCGAGTACGACCCGCAGGGCTTCGTGGAGAAGGCGGGGGACATCCTCGGCGTGGTGTCGCGGCGCGTGGAGGGCGACCTCGAGCGCTTCAAGCGCTACATCGAGGAGCGGGGCGTCGAGTCCGGCGGCTGGCGCGGCGAGATCCGCCCCGGCGAGCCGCACCACGATCCCATGCGCTGA